A region from the Canis lupus dingo isolate Sandy chromosome 9, ASM325472v2, whole genome shotgun sequence genome encodes:
- the LOC112677122 gene encoding olfactory receptor 5C1, whose amino-acid sequence MTTENFTWTRVTPTEFILLGITDRWDLRVTLFLIFLPVYLVSLLGNVGMVLLIRMDARLQTPMYFFLANLSLLDACYSSAIGPKMLVDLLLPHATIPYIACALQMFVFAGLADAECCLLAAMAYDRYVAIRNPLLYTTAMSRCVCLALLGASGLSGAVSAFVHTTLTFRLNFCQSREVNSFFCDIPPLLAISCNDTSLNELLLFTVCGFIQTATVLVIAVSYGFIAGAVIRMHSAEGRQRAASTCGSHLTAVAMLYGTLTFMYLRPSSSYALDTDKMASVFYTLVIPALNPLIYSLRNKEVKEAVRKTWSRFCCPGPEH is encoded by the coding sequence ATGACTACAGAGAACTTCACCTGGACCAGGGTTACTCCTACTGAATTCATCCTCCTGGGCATCACGGATCGCTGGGACCTACGAGTGACCCTCTTCCTGATTTTCCTGCCAGTCTACCTGGTCAGCCTGCTGGGAAATGTGGGCATGGTGCTGCTGATCCGTATGGATGCCCGGCTCCAAACACCTATGTACTTTTTCCTGGCCAACCTCTCCCTGCTGGATGCCTGCTATTCCTCAGCCATCGGCCCCAAGATGCTAGTGGACTTGCTGCTGCCCCACGCCACTATTCCTTACATAGCCTGTGCCCTCCAGATGTTTGTGTTTGCAGGGCTGGCTGATGCTGAGTGTTGCCTGTTGGCAgccatggcctatgaccgctatgtggccatcagAAACCCTCTCCTCTACACAACAGCCATGTCTCGGTGTGTATGCCTGGCCTTGCTGGGAGCATCAGGTCTGAGTGGGGCAGTGAGTGCCTTTGTCCACACAACCCTCACCTTCCGCCTGAACTTCTGCCAGTCTCGGGAGGTCAACAGCTTCTTCTGTGATATCCCTCCACTGCTGGCCATCTCTTGCAATGACACCAGTCTCAATGAGCTCCTCCTCTTCACTGTCTGTGGCTTCATCCAGACAGCCACTGTGTTGGTCATTGCCGTGTCATATGGTTTCATTGCTGGGGCTGTGATTCGCATGCATTCGGCAGAAGGCCGTCAGCGAGCAGCCTCTACCTGTGGCTCTCACCTCACAGCTGTGGCCATGCTGTACGGGACACTTACTTTCATGTACCTGCGTCCCAGCTCCAGCTATGCCCTGGATACCGACAAGATGGCATCTGTGTTCTACACTCTTGTCATCCCAGCTCTCAACCCGCTCATCTACAGCCTCCGCAACAAGGAGGTCAAGGAGGCAGTCAGAAAGACTTGGAGCCGATTCTGCTGCCCTGGTCCAGAGCACTAA
- the LOC112677087 gene encoding olfactory receptor 1L6-like: MLRENQSHMPEFLLLGLTSDPKQQGWLFASFLATYLVNVAGNSVIIAAIQRDARLHTPMYFLLSSLSLVDICFTSAIVPRMLANMLSKSKKVPFAQCLTQMCFFVAFGITDSFLLAVMAVDRYTAICNPLLYSMTMSPRRYLLLVMVSWVLSHLHSLTHMILMARLSFCGPNVIHHFFCDVQPLLTLSCSDTSINELLAFTEGSFVIMSPFALITVSYIFITHAVLRVRSERGRYKVFSTCRSYLIVVALFYGTIIFVYIHPSSTYSVTKDHVVTVIYTVVTPMLNPFIYSLRNKDMKQALKKLLRRVE, encoded by the coding sequence ATGCTGAGGGAAAACCAGAGCCATATGCCTGAATTCCTCCTTCTGGGACTGACCAGTGACCCCAAACAGCAGGGGTGGCTCTTTGCCAGCTTCCTAGCCACGTATCTGGTCAATGTGGCTGGTAACTCAGTCATCATTGCAGCCATCCAGAGGGATGCCCgcctccacacccccatgtacttcttgCTTTCCAGTCTGTCCCTGGTGGACATCTGCTTTACAAGTGCCATTGTGCCAAGGATGCTGGCAAACATGCTGAGCAAAAGCAAGAAGGTCCCCTTTGCCCAATGCCTCACACAGATGTGTTTCTTTGTGGCCTTTGGGATCACTGACAGCTTCCTCCTGGCTGTCATGGCTGTTGACCGCTACACGGCCATCTGCAACCCGCTGCTTTACAGCATGACCATGAGCCCCAGGCGCTATCTCCTGCTGGTGATGGTGTCCTGGGTGCTGTCCCATCTCCACTCACTCACCCACATGATTCTCATGGCCCGCCTCTCCTTCTGTGGGCCCAATGTCATCCATCACTTCTTCTGTGATGTCCAGCCACTGCTGACACTCTCCTGCTCGGACACCTCTATCAATGAGCTTTTGGCTTTCACAGAAGGCTCCTTTGTGATCATGAGTCCCTTCGCCTTGATCACTGTCTCTTATATTTTTATCACCCATGCTGTTCTGAGGGTCCGTTCTGAGAGAGGCAGGTACAAGGTCTTCTCCACCTGTCGGTCCTACCTCATAGTTGTGGCACTATTCTATGGGACCATAATATTTGTGTACATTCACCCCTCATCCACCTACTCAGTGACAAAGGACCATGTGGTCACTGTCATCTATACAGTAGTTACCCCCATGCTGAACCCTTTTATCTATAGTCTTAGGAACAAGGACATGAAGCAGGCCTTGAAAAAGCTCCTCAGAAGGGTAGAATAG